The following coding sequences lie in one Peribacillus frigoritolerans genomic window:
- a CDS encoding 3-hydroxyacyl-CoA dehydrogenase/enoyl-CoA hydratase family protein, with translation MVRQIRKAAVLGSGVMGSGIAAHLANIGIPTLLLDIVPRELTEDEKKKGLTLDNKQVRNRISQTAITKLLKQKPAPLSAKGNIALIEAGNLEDDISRLKDVDWIIEVVVEKLEVKQSVFAQVDQHRKPGSIVSSNTSGISIEAMAEGRSEDFQKHFLGTHFFNPPRYLKLLELIPTEATSPEVLEYMKRFGEDVLGKGVVEAKDTPNFIANRIGTYGLLVTLREMQKGGYSVGEVDSVTGPLIGRATSATFRTLDVVGLDTFAHVARNVYDQVDGEEKEVFKIPDFMNEMLKNGWIGSKSGQGFFLKKGKEILELNPETLEYDARKRLKTPSIEMAKQAKGLENKMKALVYSEDRAGQLLWNVLNPALVYSAQLLGEIADDIVAIDQAMKWGFGWSTGPFETWDAIGVEKSVARMEAEGITVPQWVKDMLAKGITSFYKEENGIVHYYDNGEYKELVANPKVINLKAIKKQKGVIKKNSGASLMDIGDGVALLEFTSPNNAIGLDIIQMINAAVDEAEANFKGLVIGNQGKNFCVGANIAMMLMEAQDDNIFELDMVISQFQKAMLKIKYSAVPVVVAPFNMTLGGGAEVSLPAARIQATTETYMGLVEAGVGLIPGGGGTKELYVKTLRNMPKGVDFDLQKVANRVFETVAMAKVSTSAEEARGNNFLNSADGISVNADHQLYDAKQAVLSMHEQGYTAPARTKIPVVGETGYAALLLGAESMRLSGFLSEHDLVIAKELAYVLAGGKLPFGTEVDEQYILNLEKQAFLKLISTPKSQARMQHMLVKGKPLRN, from the coding sequence TTGGTTCGACAAATACGAAAGGCTGCTGTTCTAGGGTCAGGAGTTATGGGATCAGGGATTGCTGCACACCTTGCTAACATCGGCATTCCGACTTTATTATTGGATATTGTACCTCGTGAACTCACTGAGGATGAAAAGAAAAAGGGACTGACATTAGATAATAAACAAGTGCGTAACCGCATCAGCCAAACAGCGATTACGAAACTTTTAAAACAGAAACCAGCTCCGCTTTCAGCTAAGGGAAACATTGCGTTGATCGAGGCAGGAAACCTGGAAGATGATATAAGTCGTTTAAAGGATGTCGATTGGATCATCGAAGTGGTCGTTGAGAAGCTTGAGGTTAAGCAAAGTGTGTTTGCCCAGGTTGATCAGCATCGTAAACCAGGAAGCATCGTTTCATCGAATACCTCCGGAATTTCAATTGAAGCGATGGCAGAAGGCCGTTCGGAGGACTTTCAAAAGCACTTCCTGGGAACCCACTTCTTCAATCCGCCGCGTTATCTTAAGTTGTTGGAGCTCATCCCGACTGAAGCAACTTCACCAGAAGTGCTCGAATACATGAAACGATTCGGCGAAGATGTACTGGGAAAAGGTGTCGTCGAAGCCAAGGATACCCCTAACTTTATCGCAAACCGCATTGGAACTTATGGTTTATTGGTCACTCTGCGGGAAATGCAAAAAGGCGGATACAGTGTTGGTGAGGTCGATTCGGTTACAGGTCCGTTGATTGGAAGGGCAACTAGCGCGACTTTCCGGACACTTGATGTGGTTGGATTGGATACCTTTGCACATGTTGCCAGAAACGTATATGACCAGGTGGATGGAGAAGAAAAAGAAGTTTTCAAAATACCCGATTTCATGAATGAAATGCTTAAGAATGGGTGGATTGGAAGCAAGTCAGGCCAAGGGTTTTTCTTGAAAAAAGGAAAGGAAATCCTTGAACTGAATCCCGAAACCCTTGAATATGATGCACGAAAAAGATTAAAAACGCCTTCCATCGAAATGGCTAAACAGGCCAAGGGCTTGGAAAATAAAATGAAAGCGCTTGTTTATAGCGAAGACCGTGCCGGCCAATTACTTTGGAATGTTCTGAATCCGGCGCTTGTGTATTCTGCCCAGCTGCTTGGGGAGATTGCGGATGATATCGTGGCGATCGATCAAGCGATGAAATGGGGCTTCGGATGGTCCACAGGCCCTTTTGAAACATGGGATGCGATAGGGGTAGAAAAATCGGTAGCCCGAATGGAAGCGGAAGGCATCACCGTTCCGCAATGGGTGAAGGATATGCTCGCTAAAGGCATCACTTCTTTCTATAAAGAAGAAAATGGCATAGTTCACTATTATGATAATGGTGAATATAAGGAACTTGTTGCAAATCCTAAAGTGATCAATCTTAAAGCGATCAAGAAGCAAAAAGGCGTAATCAAGAAAAACAGTGGTGCAAGCTTGATGGATATCGGCGATGGAGTGGCTCTTCTTGAATTCACTTCACCGAATAATGCAATAGGTCTGGATATCATCCAAATGATCAATGCGGCGGTCGACGAAGCGGAAGCGAATTTTAAAGGCTTGGTCATCGGAAACCAAGGAAAGAATTTCTGTGTAGGCGCTAATATTGCAATGATGCTGATGGAAGCGCAGGATGACAATATTTTTGAACTCGATATGGTCATCAGCCAATTCCAAAAGGCGATGCTTAAAATCAAGTACAGTGCAGTTCCTGTAGTGGTTGCCCCGTTTAATATGACACTTGGCGGGGGTGCTGAAGTGTCCCTTCCGGCAGCGCGCATCCAGGCAACGACTGAAACGTATATGGGACTAGTGGAAGCTGGTGTAGGTTTGATCCCAGGCGGCGGCGGGACTAAAGAACTTTATGTGAAGACGTTGAGGAATATGCCGAAGGGCGTCGACTTCGACTTACAGAAAGTGGCCAACCGAGTATTTGAAACGGTCGCCATGGCAAAAGTTTCAACCTCCGCCGAAGAAGCTAGAGGGAATAATTTCCTTAATTCAGCGGACGGAATAAGCGTGAATGCGGATCATCAGCTATATGATGCGAAACAGGCGGTACTTTCCATGCATGAACAAGGTTATACCGCTCCTGCCCGCACAAAGATCCCTGTCGTAGGTGAAACGGGATATGCCGCACTTCTATTAGGGGCGGAATCCATGCGCCTTTCAGGATTCTTATCAGAACATGACCTTGTCATAGCCAAAGAGCTCGCATACGTCCTGGCAGGGGGGAAACTCCCATTTGGCACGGAAGTAGATGAACAGTATATCTTGAACCTAGAAAAACAGGCATTCCTAAAACTGATTTCGACTCCGAAATCCCAGGCTAGGATGCAGCATATGCTTGTTAAAGGCAAACCACTCCGTAATTGA
- a CDS encoding YuzL family protein codes for MMKRKDNPSKAAVSAASVKGNAGPGAERQHGINKVNSQNNQFKR; via the coding sequence ATAATGAAGCGTAAAGATAATCCTTCTAAAGCAGCCGTAAGCGCAGCAAGCGTTAAAGGCAACGCCGGCCCTGGCGCTGAACGTCAACACGGAATCAATAAAGTGAACAGCCAGAACAATCAGTTCAAAAGATAA
- a CDS encoding proline dehydrogenase codes for MERILKNLFLFLSKNKGMTKAAKKYGLRFGASRFVAGESLDMACEVIADLNRKGLAVTIDYLGEFIEDEQEAGKMAEECIEAIRMIGRNELDSQLSLKLTSMGLDVSERVVMNNMRRILDEAKAHQVFVTLDMEDFPRCQPTLDVFKNLKSEYNELGTVIQAYLYRTEKDIEELDAYHPNLRLVKGAYKEPSEVAFPEKKDVDENFKKIINKHMQNGNYTAVATHDDKIIDYTRELVKNQGIPRDRFEFQMLYGIRNEKQLELAKEGYKVRVYVPYGTDWYGYFMRRLAERPANIAFVLKGLFKK; via the coding sequence ATGGAAAGAATATTGAAAAATCTATTCCTTTTTTTATCAAAGAACAAAGGCATGACAAAGGCAGCGAAAAAATACGGGCTGCGGTTTGGGGCATCTCGTTTCGTGGCAGGAGAATCCTTGGATATGGCATGTGAAGTGATTGCAGATCTTAACCGGAAAGGGCTTGCCGTCACCATTGATTATTTAGGTGAATTCATTGAAGATGAACAAGAAGCAGGGAAGATGGCAGAAGAGTGCATTGAAGCAATCCGCATGATTGGCAGAAATGAACTGGATTCACAGTTATCCCTGAAGCTGACCTCGATGGGCTTGGATGTGTCCGAACGAGTCGTAATGAATAACATGCGGAGGATCTTGGATGAAGCTAAGGCCCATCAGGTTTTCGTGACGCTTGATATGGAAGATTTTCCGCGCTGTCAGCCGACTTTGGATGTATTCAAAAATCTAAAGTCTGAATATAATGAATTGGGGACTGTCATCCAAGCTTATCTGTATCGGACTGAGAAGGATATTGAGGAGCTGGATGCATACCATCCGAATCTAAGGCTTGTTAAAGGGGCTTATAAAGAACCAAGTGAAGTGGCTTTTCCCGAGAAAAAAGATGTGGATGAGAATTTCAAGAAAATCATCAACAAGCATATGCAAAATGGCAATTACACAGCCGTTGCCACACATGATGACAAAATCATTGATTATACGAGGGAATTGGTCAAAAATCAGGGAATTCCCCGGGATCGATTTGAATTCCAAATGTTATATGGTATCCGCAATGAAAAGCAGCTCGAACTTGCTAAAGAAGGATATAAGGTAAGGGTGTATGTTCCTTATGGTACGGATTGGTATGGATACTTCATGCGCCGCCTTGCGGAGAGACCGGCCAATATTGCTTTCGTTTTAAAAGGCCTATTCAAGAAATAG
- a CDS encoding spore coat protein, with amino-acid sequence MPNENKVQNPESPVAKTPQMNDRDFINDMLSTEKYFCNSLSVALHEMSNQALFQDIFSVAKENQEMQRELYNLMFEKGWYSLEKAQATSLGQSYQQFSGYKNQFPSGTNIQ; translated from the coding sequence ATGCCTAATGAAAACAAAGTCCAAAATCCAGAATCTCCCGTGGCAAAGACACCGCAAATGAATGACAGGGATTTTATAAACGATATGCTTTCAACTGAAAAGTACTTTTGCAACTCCCTTTCCGTTGCCCTGCATGAAATGAGTAACCAAGCATTATTCCAAGACATTTTCTCCGTTGCCAAAGAAAATCAGGAGATGCAGCGTGAACTCTATAACCTTATGTTCGAAAAAGGCTGGTATAGTTTAGAAAAGGCGCAAGCTACCAGCTTAGGCCAATCGTATCAACAATTTTCCGGTTATAAAAATCAATTTCCATCTGGAACGAACATTCAATAA